AAAACCGTTAAGGGCGCTGGGGGTCTGCCGCCCAATGAACGGTGGGGTCTGCGCGTATTGTAATGATTACGCCATGCTTCAATGAGTATTTTTGCTTCCTGCAAGGTTGTAAAAATTTCACCATCAAGAAAATGATCACGAAATTTGCCGTTAAAACTTTCGCAATAGCCGTTTTCCCAAGGACTGCCGGGCTGAATGTATTGTGTCTGCACACCAAGATTTTTGAACCACTTTCGCAATGATTTGGCAATAAATTCCGGTCCGTTGTCCGAACGGATATTACCAGGCACACCGTGCGTGATACATAGATCCGCCAAAGCATGCATAACATCTTCTGCCCGAATGCTGCGCGCCACATGCAAGGCCAGGCATTCACGGCTAAACTCATCGATGACAACAAGAATACGAAATACTTTGCCCTCCACTGTCCGGCACTGGACAAAATCATACGACCAAACATGATTTTTCCAAGCTGGGCGCAGACGAATGCAAGAGCTGTCATTGAGCCATAACCGCTTGCGCGGCTTGTGCTTCATGGGAATTTTCAAGCCTTCCTGGCGCCAAATGCGTTCGACACGCTTGTAGTTTATTCCCCACCCGTCCATCCGCAACAAATCCGTAATGGCTCTATAGCCGTAGCGGCCATAAGCACTGGCGTAGTTGATAACCGCTTCACGGACCAGAATATTGTAGGCTGTCGTTTTCGTCTGGTAACGCTGCGTACAACGATTCTGGGCAAGAACGGCGCAAGCCTTACGCTCGCTTACAGCCAGTTTTTCACGGACACGCTCAATGCAACTGCGGCGACGGGCGGGGCTTAGAAGTTTCCCTTGGCAGCCTCCGTCAAAATAGCTTTTTCCAGGCTAAGGTCAGCTACAACCCGCTTTAACCGGGTATTTTCTTTTTCGAGCTCTTTAAGGCGCTTGACCTGCTCAGTCCGCATACCACCGTATTCTTTACGCCAACGGTAATAAGTTTGTTCGGTAACTGCAATGCTGCGGCAGGCGCTAACGACCGTTTCACCCTGTCCGACAAGAACTTCTACTTCCCGAAGCTTAAAGATAATCTGTTCCGGGGTAAATGTTTTCTTAGCCATTTTCCGTCCTCCCAAGTCCATTCTACTACTAACTTAAAAAATGGACTAGTTTTTGGGGGGCAGGTCACTTAAACAGCCCATACGAGTTCCATTCCTTTTTACCGTCTCATTTTGCCATAAGAAAGCTTTTTGCATCCGCAACATTTAGGGGTTGATATTGGGGGTTATTGTGAAAAGGCAAATGCATAACATATTATAATTTAATTGTTTTATACTACTCTTGACATTTCAACATGATTCACCCGGAACGGCTTACCCGGTATGAAGAATGGCAAGACTATATTAAACGGGATGCCCTATGCCGCCAGCTTGAAAAAGAATATGGGCTGGCCGTCGATTTTGGCCGGGACAAGAACCGGCAAAAACAGCGCCTACAGGAAAAGGCGGCTATCCGTGATGGTCGCGGACGAACACGGCATCAGCATCAGTCATTCGGCGCTGCACAACTACTGGAGGACCTGGAGTGAGCTTTGATGCCCCGTCCCGCCACACGATGATTTACAACGCGGAGCCGCTGATTCTTTTCTCTTACAATCAGAGTGGCCAGAAGACGTTGATACGCATCGCCTCGCGGCAAACCAGTTTCGAGCGCATGGTGGACGACACGCCGCACAGAGGGCACGCCCTTACCAGAAATGTACGCTTCATCCTCTGCGGCAAGGATTTGTCCAACTCGTTTCCGGCCTTGAGCACGGCGCTCGCGCTGGTGAAAATTTACGAGCATCGCCAGTTTGGCGCCGGCACGAAAAAGATGACCATGGGGCTGCCGCAGGCTGATGACGAATATCTGCAACTGTTCTGCGAATCCATTTCCTACAAGGATCAATATGACGGCCTGAAAATCGGCTGGATTACACGAAAAAACGATGCCGAGGCCAAGCAGTCGCACGTCATGCACATCGGCTATGTCCACCATTTTCGTAACGCTCTGCATCGGGCCATGGGGTGGATTGCACCGGCCGCCGAAATCGCCGCCGCCACATTGACGGCGAAAATACCACCGAAGCGCCCTGTTGACAGCGTCGCGCCGGGAAAGAAAAGCCCGAGGGAACTCTTCGAGCTGCCTTCAGGCCAAGCCGTCAGAACCATCATCATGGAATTGCACGGGGAAGCCGCAAACCATCCCGAAAACCACGAATACGACTGGCTCGCGCTCGCGCCGAAAGCCTACCCGGAAAGCATCCGCGCTCTGCGTCAGTTCAGACTGATTGAGGCCTATTTTGAGCGTCATACCAACACGTAAAAGGAAAATATCATGCAGCGTTATACTGAAATTTTTGTCGACCCTGAATGCCTGCCGCGTATCGACGCGACTCTCGTTTCCGACCCCGATTATCGCGACAGGCTGCTCAAATCCGCACGGTACGGACTTGGACCCTATATCAAATTTGTGAGCAATCTCCGAGGAGTGTTTGGGAGAAAGGACGTTCTGTCCTGGCTGGACCCTCTCGTGGATCAGTTTTTGGTCCAATTCTGGGATATGCCGGCCTCTCCCGGCGAACACCATGCCTACCCCTGGGGATATGTCCTGCACGGTCTGTATGTAGGATGCGCCGAGGCGGAAAAGGCTTCGCAATGGAGGCCGCACGGAGCTTTCAGCAGCCAGGAACGGAAGCATGCAGAACTTTTGGGATTTGCCGTTCTGGCCCACTTTTACACAGGGCTCGTCCGGAACACATACAGGCTGTATGAATACACAATCGTGTCCGCTGCCGCTGCCGGGTCGGTCACGTTTGATCCGGCGCGGGGCAGCGATATGGTTTTGGATTTCAAATTGCGGCACCCAAACCATACTGTGGTGTGGAATGAACTTGGAGGCTCACGGACGAAATTCGGATGTGTCCATTTCATGGAGTCATTGCAGGAAGACGTGCGGCGGCAAATTCCCGACACTGCAATGCAGGCATTGGATTTCCTCGCGCACGAAGGGCGCCATGAGAGCGAAGACGCGAGCATCGCCCGTGATGCCGAGCTTTCGCAACACCCGTCCACGGAGGAACGCTATCGGCTCGGCTTTTCCGCCTACTTCAATGAACGCGCGGGAGAAACGAATCCGGCAGGCCATGTCTACAGGCTGGATGAAACCTGGACGGCCGTGGACGCGGCGCAGTTCTTCGAGAAACTCCGCATGCTTATTGACGGCGTGCATTCCCTTGACGGCATCACGGGGTATCTCCTGCGGCAAAACATACTCGCGGGAAGCCATGAGCCGCATGCGCTGAAAACCGCTTTCCAGATCCGCTATCCTGACGGCAAAACCATTTCCAAAGATGAAAGGAAACTATGTTTTATCGCGACGCCGTACTTGCGCTCCGTGTGTCCCGTTCTGGATTCGTCGGCCGGGGAGATACTTTTTACTGATAAGGGCAAACTGTTATTGCGTGGATTGGGAATACAAGCGTCAGTCGAAGACGGAAATTTTTGCCATGAGCGAAGCGGTACGGCTTCCTCTCCGGCAACAATCGATAATGCCCCCTCCGGTGCGCTGAATGAATGGGGGAGAGCCATACTATGCCGCATGCAAAACTATACCGCGCAGGACATCGACATGGATAACGGATGGCTGTTTGTCGCCGATGACAGAGTGTATGCCGCGGCCCAAGTTATACTGACAATAGTAAGCACGATTAAGAGCCGGCGGCAATGCACGCTGAAGGATGTCTGGCAAGAAATGGAAGATGCCGGATTCCTGCTCTCCCTTCCCCGTTCGCAGGAGTTTGAGGTGTACGCCCCGAGCGGAGAAACTAGACGAATGTCCGGGCTGTTCTTTGAATTCAGCCTCCCTGAGGAGCTGCATAGCGATATCCTGCGCTCGGTGTTTGTTGGTGATGCGTTTACCAACCCGGATACCAACAGGCGGGTGGGATTTTGAGGAATAGAAGCGGATAATAAAAGCAGCGCGACTTTCAGCAAAATGTTTGAAATGTGAGCAGCCAAAGCCTGGAGCGAAAATTTCAGACCTTTGCCAAGGCCATAAGCAAAACCCCAAGCAGGACACAGCTATGGTTTGCCGTTCAAATACGTTCTGATTCGCCGTTTATCGGCATATTCACCGCCGCCAGTTCCTCCCGTTCGCTGAGGCCGGTCTTCTGGTACAGGTTGCGCAGGTGAAAGCGCACGGTCACTTCCTGCACATGCAGGGTTTCGGCGATTTCCCGGTTGTTCAAGCCCTGGCGGATCAGGCTGAGGAGTTCCCGTTCCCTCGCGGTGAAGATGGTGGCAGTGGTTTCCGGTTCCGTGGGCGCGATTTCCTGAACCGGCTCGGCGTCCGGGCTTTCCTTCACGCGCGTCTGCCGCCGGTATGCGGCAAAGAGCAGAAGCGCCACAGCCGCGATCAGGCCCGCCGCTATGCGGGAGATCGTGAGTATGTCCAGGGAGGTCGAAAACAGGGCCAGGATTCCGGCGGCCGCGCTTCCCAGGTTGGAGAGAACAAAGGCGACTCCCAGCGCCAGGGCAGCGCGGCGCAACGGCGGTGACTGGGGCAATTGGGCCAGAACGATCACGGCCGCAACGCTGATGAAACCTTCCGCTGTGCTCAGGAGTGCAAATACGAACGGAGATGCAAAGGGTTCCGGCAGCGCCAAAGCGATGCTGCAGAGCCCCAGGGCCAGGCAGATTGCAGTGGTTGGTTGCAGGGCGGAAAAAAGAGGCACGGCCAAAAGACGGCCCATAAAAAGACGCCCCGGACCAGCCGGAACCGATGCAAGGGAAACGTCCTGCGCCCCGTTGTCCGCTGAAACGCCGTTTCCGCAAAGAATGAAGCCCATGACCGCGCCCAAAGCGGTGAGCAGACCTGCCGCCCAAGGGAAGACAAAGAAGGCTGAAGGAGAAAAAATCCGTTCAGCGAGTCCCGCCTCAAGAGCCGACAGCATGATGGCCGCGCCGGCGGCATAGAGAGCCAGGCGGCCGGTTGCGGCATGCCTGCCGCCCGCTTCGGGTGCCTCTTCGGTTTCCGGCTCCGCGTTTTTGGCCGGCCTGCCTCTGGGGCGTTTGGGTTCCGGCCGGGGAAGGCGCAGGACGCGGGCAAGGGCGTACGCCGCCGCCCAGGCCATGAGCACAGCCAAAAGCAGTACAATCGTCCGCCCATGGCCGGAGCCGGAAGGGAGGAGCGACACAAGACCGCTGAACACGGCGGCGGCAGAGGCGGCAACGACAAAAGAGGCGGCGGCAAGTCGGGAAGGCAGGGCCAGCATGGCCCCGCCCCAGAACAGGCCCTGAAGCAGCGCGGCCAGCGCCATGGCGATCACGGGCAGATACAGCCCCACTCCGCTGGTAGGCGCGGGAGGCAACAAGGAAACCGCCATCAGCGCGAAGGCGGCCGCGTGCACCCAGTGAAACAGACGGGAGGCGCGAAGGTCGCCGGTACCGTTATTGCCGCTGGAATCAGCGGGGGCGTTATTCCCTGCAAAGAACCGGAACAGCCGTATCCCCCGCAAAAACCGAATTCCGCCGCCCCACAATCCCACGCTGAAGAATCCCGCCGGCAGGAGAACGCAAAAAAAGCTCGTCCCGCCGCCGTCAAAGACGCCTCCCCACAGAAATTCCGGCAGCCAGAAGCCTTGCAAAGCCGGAAACCACAGCCAGCCGAAGCCCAGGGCGAAGCCGACGCCCGTAAGGGCGGCTTCACGCCGCGCAAGGCTGGATGAGGTCGGCTGTGTGGGCATATTCTACTTTCCCGTCCCCTGTTGCGGCGTGTTGCCTGCGGCGCTCCAGGCCGGAGCATTGGCCACTTCCGGGTCAAAGAGGATGCGGGCGAAAATTCTGGAAGCCTCCAGCAGCTTGGTAACGGTGATGTGCTCGTTGGCAGCCAAGCCTGTGCCTTCCACATTGGCCCACACCAAAACGGGTATACCCTTGGCGCGCAGTTCTCCCGCCACGGTCGCCCCTCCAGTGCCGATGGGTTTGGCCGTTACCTTGAGTTCAGCCAGCACTGCCCGCCTGACCGCCTGGACCACCAGCGCGTCCGGCGGCGTGACCGGGGTCGTGGGTATGGTGTACTTCCGTTCCACAGTGATGGTCACGTTATCCCGTTTTTCCGCCGCATCGGCCAGAGTGCGCACAGCCCCCTGTACTTCGTCCGCTGTGTAGGGAAGCAACAGGCGGCAGTCCATATGAAAGACGAACTCGCCCGGTATTTGGTTCACTTGCGGGTTGCCGCTGATCATCGCGGTGGGCACAAAGGTGGATGTGGGCGGGTCAAATAGCGCGTTTTTCTCCGCAAAGCGCTGATGTAGGCCGCGCAGGTCGGCTATCAGGCTGCCCCCGGCATCCAGCGCATTGACGCCTCTATACGGAAACGCGCTATGCACCTGCTTGCCGGTGACGGTGATTTTCAGCCAGAGAAGACCCTTTTCCCCAACAAGCAAATCACTGCCCTCGTAATTGCCCTGGTCGGGGACCACCACCAAATCGCCGGGCTTGAACAGATCGGGTCTTACCGCAAGCATGGCGGCAAGACCGTATGTGCCTGAAAAAAAGTATTTTCCGCTGGCATGCAATACCAGCCCGAAGGACAAAGGCGGGGTGACGCGGTTACGGGCCATGCTTTCCATCAGAATAAGCCCGCTAGTGATAGCCTGATGGTTGTCTTCCACGCCCCGGCCATAGATGGTGTCACCAACGATACGCAAGGCCCAAGGCGAGCCGGTCCACTGACTGAGATCGCCGGGCGGGGATGTGTCCAGGTGCCCTACAATCCAGAGAGTACGTTCCGAAGCGCCAGGATAGCGGATAATCAGGTTGGGCCTCACCTTGGCTGGTACCCGCTCGTCCGGCACGTCAATCCGCTCGGCCTGAGGCAGGCCTTTTTGGAGGAGATACTCTTCAATCCAGCGCGCCTTGGCTTCCTCGCCCTCGCCACCGTCTTCGGGGTTGAGCGCCGGGCGGGCCACCAGCTCGCGCTGGATGGCGATAACCTCCGCTCGCTGTTTGCCGATGTCGTTCAGCAACGTTTGCAGCACGGCCTGCCCCGGAGCCTGGGGGATGGAAGCGGGCATGTTCATAGGCGCGGCCCAAGATAGCGGGGCGAAATGCGGAAAAAAGCCGCATAAGACAATGAGCGCCGCGATACGCGGGAATACACGGAACAGGCGCATATGGCATCCTATGTCCAGGGGTTATGCGTTCGCACTCCGGTCGGCTCGAAGTGGCGGACGTTGCGGGTGACGACAGCGCAATCATGTTCCAGAGCCGTGGCGGCAAGCAGAATGTCCGCTCCCGCGTTGCCGCACGATGCGCTGAGGAGGCCCCAACGCCGGGCGGCGGCGAGGGAAACGGGCAAAATCCTGTCGCTGTAAACCATAAGCAGCTTATCCAGCCATATTCCGAGAGTTCTGGCGAATTCCGCGTCTTTTTTGGCGACGGAGCAAATGCCGCGCTCCAACTCCCCGATGCTTATGACGCTCACGAACAGGTCCGCGTCGCGTTGTTTTCCAATCCAGGCGGCAAGGCCCGCGTTCCTCTCCCGCTTGCGCATTTCCGAAAGGGCCACCGTGTCCAGAAGGTACATTACCAGTCCACCTCCCGCAGGGTCAGGGGCGATGTTTGCGCCTCATCCTCTTCCAAACCGGGTTCCATGTCTGGGGAAGGCGCGGTTGGCATGGACAGCAGGAACTCGGCGAAGCCCGGAGCGTTCAGGCGTTCTCGGCGCAGCATTTCCTCATAGGCCTCGGCGGAAAGGACGACCACGGCCGGCTCTCCGCGCCGGGTGACAAGTTGCGGCTCGCCTTGGCGGGCGGCGTTGACCACTTCGCTGAACTTGTTTTTGGCGTCTTGCAATGACCATTGTTGGAGCATGGCTCTCCTCCTGAATGTAAAAACCTTCCCGGAACCGGGTGAATTTTTCGTATTACCTAGATGTATAATCTAGCTAGATTGAGAAAAAAAGCAAGAGCCCTGCCCCGCAGGATCAGAATTTTTTTGTCCCGGCTGAAAACGTGGAGAGTCTCCCCGGATCAGTCGCGTTAGGTTGCGCGATGTTGCGGAAAAAAAGTAAAAATGCGCAAATTAGATAATAGTGTGAAATGTAATAATTAATCTCTGTTAGGTCCCCGAAAAAAAAGGCTCTTCCGGGTTTTCCGTGGGTAGCTGATCTGCTAATGTCCTTCCCGGAGGGCACCAATGAAGGATACGGACCTATATTTTCGGATTCTGGGGCTGACCGAGCCCTGGTTTGTTGAGGCTGTTGAACTGGACACGGCGGAAGGTCGGGTAGACATCCGCGTGGAGCATGGTCCTGGTGTTCGCTGGTTTTGCCCTACTTGTGGTCGAGAGCTGGCTTGCCGCGACCATGTCGAGCCTCGTGTCTGGCGCCATCTGGACACGTGCCAGTTCAAGACGTTCCTGCATGCTCGGATTCCCCGAGTGGACTGCCCCGAGCATGGCGTCCTTCAGGTCAACGTGCCTTGGGCCGAGTCCAAGGCACGTTTCACCATATTGATGGAGCGATTGATCATCGACGTGCTGACCGAGTGCGCCACCGTAACAGGAGCGCGGCGCATCCTGCGCATCACCTGGGACGAAGCATGGGGTGTCATGGAAAGGGCGGTGCGCCGGGGCCGGGAGCGCAAGCAATCGAATCCCTCGCGGTATCTTGGCGTTGACGAGAAGGCATTCCGCAAGGGGCACGACTATGTGACCGTGGTTTGTGATCTGATCGGCAGCACGGTGGAGTATGTGGCCGACGAGCGTAAGGCCGAAAGCCTTGAGGGGTACTACCTTCAGTTCACCAAGGCTCAGTTGGAGCGGATCAAGGCCGTGGCCATGGACATGTGGGAGCCCTATTTTAAAGCTACGCTCAAACATGTGCCGGACGCGGCGGGGAAAATAGTTCACGATCGGTTCCACGTCATGAAACACGTAGGCGAGGCTGTGGACCGGGTACGCAAGCAAGAGCACCGCGAACTCACAAGTCAGGATGACCATCGACTCAAGGGCACGAAATTCCTCTGGCTATACCGGGAGGAGAATCTGCCGGACAAACACCGGCCAGCCCTGGAGGCCTTGAAGACAGCGAACCTCAAGGTGGCCAAGGCCTGGGCCATGAAGGAAAGCCTGAACGACGTCTGGAAGTACCTGAGCACGGGATGGGCCAGACGTTTTGTGAAGCGATGGCTGGTCTGGGTGAACAGGTCAGATCTTGCCCCAATGCGCAAAGTGGGCGGACTGATTCAGAGACATCTTGAGAACATCCTGACCTTCTGCCGCCACAGGATCACCAACGGCGTGGCCGAGGGCCTCAACAGCAAGATCATGGCCATCAAGAGGAAGGCTTGCGGTTATAGGAACCGGGAGCATTTCAAGACAGCCATCTACTTCTTCTGTGGTGGTCTGGACCTCTACCCGGCCAGTTCCTGACAGGGGTTACCCACGGAAAACCCGGAAGAACCTCTTCTCCAGCACGTTCCACGACGGGATATACACGTCGTCCACCGCCCAGTGCAGCAGGTAGAGGTCCACATACTCCGTGCCCAGGGCCTTCAGGCTTTCCTCAAAGGCTTCCATCTGCCTGCCGGTGCGCATATCGTCATTCCACAACTTGGTCGTGATAAAAACCTGATCGCGGGGCAGGCCGCTCTCTCTGACGCCCTGGCCTACGGCCGCCTCGTTTTGATAGATCTTCGCGGTATCGATATGCCGGTACCCGGCCTCCAACGCCCATTTGACGGCCTGGACGGTTTCGTCATGTTTCGCCAGCCAGACGCCGAGGCCGACAAAGGGCATCGCCACCCCGTTATTCAATCGTTTCGCGGAAGAAAGGTTCATGGGTCTCTCCTTGTTGCATGCGTGCACGGCACTACGGCCATATACCGGATTACCAAAAGCGGCCCGGATGCGCAACGCGGTTAGCATGGCGGCAAGACGAACGCCCCCTGAGCCGGGATGGCCAGGGGGCGTTCACAAGACCGCGGCGGGCGGTTACCGCGCCACCATAAGTTTTTTTATCACGGAGGTCAGATTCTCGACCGTCAGCGTATGCATGTCCACTTCGCGTTTAAGGATAAGGTACGACTCCCCCCAGAATGTATTCGCCAGCGAGTCGTTGTCCTCCGGGGTCAACCAGACCAGATGGCGGTACCGCTCCTTGAACCGCCGCAGCCATTGCAGGCCGCTCGGCACGTCCCGCTTGTAGGCGAAATACCCGCTGCCCATCAACTCGGAGGAATCCATCAGCGCGTCGCCCACGATGATGACCCTGTATTCGCCGTCAAGGTTGTTCAGGACCCAATCGGTCTTGAGGGACTCCCTGTAAGAAATCCGGGGGGTCGTATACAGGTGGGTTTTGATGCAGTTGTGGAAGTAATAAACCTTCAGGTCCCTGAAGTGGTTCGACTTGCTGACAGCCTGGAAGAGCGAGGCGCACAAGCTGCTGTAGGAGTCCATGGAACCGCCCGAGTCCATCAGGAGCATCAGCTTGACCGTATTTTTACGCGGCTTGTCAAAAACCAACTTGAGGNCGCACTGTCACAATCACAGGCTCGGACATCAGCAACAACACCGCCTCGGCGGCCGCCCTTCCGGGGCAGGTGTCCATCGGCCGCGGCGGCGGCATTGCCCTGACAAGCGGCGGGCAGGCCTCCCTCACCAACACGACCGTGGACAACAACATCGCGCAAGGCACGTCCCTTGCGGCCGGGGGCGGCATTCACTCCGGCGGCGCCGGCGAGTCGACAGGGATGGACTATGACTACCACGACGGCGTTCTGGTCAGGGTTGATACCACCACCTGGGCCGGCAACCCGGTCGCCGTTTCCGGCGGCAGCGTATCCGGCAACACGGCCCATGCTTCCGGAGCCGGGTCCGCCGGATACGGCGGCGGCATCCATGCCAGCGACAGTTTGACCATCACGGCCGATGCCGTGACCCAGACCCTGTTGCAAAACAACCGGGCCACCACCAAGGGCGGAGCCGTGTTCATGGACGCCGGCAGCCTTTTGGGCGCCCGCGAGAAAAAGGTAGCGACAGGTAACCAGATAGTTAGCGATGTAACCACCTTGCGGCCCGTCGCCCTGAACATCATCACTGGTGGAGGCGACATTGTTTTCAGCGGCAACCGGCACGGGGTGGCCGACGCCTCCCTGCCCTACAACGCCGCCGACGGCACGGCCAACGCCGTGTATTTCGGATCGGCAACCGGCACCTCCCAATCCGACGCGGTCATGACCATCAGCGGAACCGGCCTGTTACAGATGGAGGATCCGATTGAAGTCAACCTGAACAACGGCAAGAGCTTTACCCTGACCAAGGGCGATACGTCTTATTTCAACTGGGGCGGAGCGAACGTGCTTGACGCCGCCGGGGGCAGCACCGTGACCCTGGGAGCGGGCACGCAGTTCTACAGCGGTTTTTCTCTGGACAACGGCGGGGTGAACACCAACGCCAATGTGATCCTGAACCTCACCGGCGACGCCAGCTACTACCAGGTGGCCAGACCGGCCGGCGACACCGGCGACCCTTCCGAGAGCTTTTCTTTCAGCAACACCACCCTGAACCTGACCAACAACGCCCGGCTCGTGCCTTACGGCACCCTGATTCTGGGCGACAACACCATTCTGAACGCGGCAGCCGGAAGCGGCCTGGATCTGGAAAGCGGGGCCGTCCTGCGCGCTTCCGGCAACAGCCAGATCAACGGTGCGGCCCTGGTTATTGACGCGGGCAAAACCCTGGCCGTGGATATGGGCAAGACCCTGACCCTTGGCAGCGGCTCCACACTAGCCCTGAGTAACGGCATCCTCAGCTTCGGCGTGGGTGCGGGCAACACCAGCGGCCTCATCGACATGACCGCCGCCGCTTCAGCCCCAACGTTTAGCGGCAGCAACACCCTGGATATCTCCGAATGGATTGCCGGC
The DNA window shown above is from uncultured delta proteobacterium and carries:
- a CDS encoding transposase, producing MKDTDLYFRILGLTEPWFVEAVELDTAEGRVDIRVEHGPGVRWFCPTCGRELACRDHVEPRVWRHLDTCQFKTFLHARIPRVDCPEHGVLQVNVPWAESKARFTILMERLIIDVLTECATVTGARRILRITWDEAWGVMERAVRRGRERKQSNPSRYLGVDEKAFRKGHDYVTVVCDLIGSTVEYVADERKAESLEGYYLQFTKAQLERIKAVAMDMWEPYFKATLKHVPDAAGKIVHDRFHVMKHVGEAVDRVRKQEHRELTSQDDHRLKGTKFLWLYREENLPDKHRPALEALKTANLKVAKAWAMKESLNDVWKYLSTGWARRFVKRWLVWVNRSDLAPMRKVGGLIQRHLENILTFCRHRITNGVAEGLNSKIMAIKRKACGYRNREHFKTAIYFFCGGLDLYPASS
- a CDS encoding Prostaglandin F synthase (fragment), with the protein product MNLSSAKRLNNGVAMPFVGLGVWLAKHDETVQAVKWALEAGYRHIDTAKIYQNEAAVGQGVRESGLPRDQVFITTKLWNDDMRTGRQMEAFEESLKALGTEYVDLYLLHWAVDDVYIPSWNVLEKRFFRVFRG
- a CDS encoding conserved hypothetical protein (Evidence 4 : Homologs of previously reported genes of unknown function), yielding MLLMDSGGSMDSYSSLCASLFQAVSKSNHFRDLKVYYFHNCIKTHLYTTPRISYRESLKTDWVLNNLDGEYRVIIVGDALMDSSELMGSGYFAYKRDVPSGLQWLRRFKERYRHLVWLTPEDNDSLANTFWGESYLILKREVDMHTLTVENLTSVIKKLMVAR